The following are encoded in a window of Dictyostelium discoideum AX4 chromosome 6 chromosome, whole genome shotgun sequence genomic DNA:
- a CDS encoding haloacid dehalogenase-like hydrolase, which produces MTVAEINSTDNLIKNNGERKIHTLLFDLDNTLYPKSCGLAAQVSNRITQYMSIILNLPMEEVDKVRNHYYKTYGLTLKGLMMNHEVNIDKYLDYVHGGLDLKSHLKPDARLHACLKSVKSGVKKVIFSNADIGHCKRVTRELEIDDCFDAWLDYLEMMDFSKPHPVAYQMAMKKADTTDASGCVFFDDVVENLVEAKKAGMYTVLVGATSNDPHVDYCIDEIHEFVNIFPELIDQSKTTITTPDTNTTN; this is translated from the coding sequence atgacaGTAGCagaaattaattcaacagataatttaataaagaataatgGTGAACGTAAAATTcatacattattatttgatttagaTAATACATTATATCCAAAATCATGTGGATTAGCAGCACAAGTTAGTAATAGAATCACTCAATATATGTCAATCATATTGAATTTACCAATGGAAGAGGTAGATAAAGTtagaaatcattattataaaacaTATGGCCTCACATTAAAAGGTTTAATGATGAATCATGAAGTAAACATTGACAAATATTTAGATTATGTTCATGGTGGATTAGATTTAAAGAGTCATTTAAAACCAGATGCACGATTACATGCATGTCTCAAGAGTGTAAAGAGTGGTGTCAAAAAGGTGATCTTTTCAAATGCCGACATTGGTCATTGTAAACGTGTTACACGTGAATTGGAAATTGATGATTGTTTCGATGCTTGGTTAGATTATTTAGAAATGATGGACTTTTCAAAACCTCATCCAGTCGCCTACCAAATGGCAATGAAAAAAGCTGACACTACCGATGCATCTGGTTGTGTGTTTTTCGATGATGTTGTAGAGAATTTAGTAGAAGCAAAAAAAGCTGGTATGTACACTGTTTTGGTTGGTGCTACTTCAAATGATCCTCATGTCGATTATTGTATAGATGAAATTCACGAATTTGTCAATATTTTCCCAGAATTAATAGATcaatcaaaaacaacaattacaactcctgatacaaatacaacaaattaa